The Chloroflexota bacterium genome contains a region encoding:
- the zwf gene encoding glucose-6-phosphate dehydrogenase, with product MSAAQEATPATAVAADGQAARGSHDAPKPGDPHALIIFGGSGDLAGRKLIPALYNLRQDGLLPDRFAVVGQGRRPMDDASYRAKLLEAASKYSRSGAPEPESWDDFAQRVHYLRGDSSDDEGFDRLTEELPALEEAHGTGGNRIFYLATQPSLFPEVIRRLGASGLTECPGTCRIVIEKPFGRDLESAAALHAIANSVFDESQIYRIDHYLGKETVQNVLVFRFANSIFEPVWNRRYVSHVQITVAEEVGVEGRGRYYEEAGALRDIMQNHMMQLLAVVAMEPPVDFGADAIRDEKVKVLRALRRMSVADVRKHVVRASYSGGRMNGSDVPAYRTEDGVAADSLTETYIAARWFIDSWRWQGVPFYMRTGKRLTKRATEIAIQFRSVPHRLFSDSSSDGVPPNRLVMRIQPNEGISITFEAKQPGPSVRVRPVRMDFGYGQGFAEESPDAYERLLLDVMLGDQTLFIRGDEAEAAWAAVMPVLSAWRFDEGHPLHSYQAGTWGPDAADDLLASDGFRWRRL from the coding sequence GTGAGCGCCGCGCAAGAGGCGACGCCCGCTACGGCCGTTGCCGCCGACGGCCAGGCGGCGCGCGGCAGTCATGACGCCCCGAAGCCCGGCGATCCCCACGCGCTGATCATCTTCGGCGGATCGGGCGATCTGGCTGGACGCAAGCTCATCCCGGCGCTCTACAACCTGCGGCAGGACGGACTATTGCCGGATCGATTCGCGGTGGTGGGGCAAGGGCGCCGCCCCATGGACGACGCCTCCTATCGTGCGAAGCTGCTGGAGGCGGCCTCGAAGTACTCGCGCAGCGGGGCGCCGGAGCCCGAGAGCTGGGACGACTTCGCGCAGCGGGTGCATTACCTCAGGGGCGACTCCAGCGACGACGAGGGATTCGACCGACTGACGGAGGAGCTCCCGGCGCTGGAGGAGGCGCACGGGACCGGCGGCAACCGCATCTTCTACCTGGCCACGCAGCCGAGCCTGTTTCCCGAGGTCATCAGGCGCCTGGGCGCATCCGGGCTGACCGAGTGCCCCGGCACCTGCCGCATCGTGATCGAGAAGCCGTTTGGGCGCGATCTGGAGTCCGCCGCCGCGCTGCACGCCATCGCGAACAGCGTCTTTGACGAGTCCCAGATCTACCGCATCGACCACTACCTGGGTAAGGAGACGGTGCAGAACGTGCTGGTGTTTCGCTTTGCGAACAGCATCTTCGAGCCGGTGTGGAATCGGCGCTACGTGTCGCACGTGCAGATCACGGTGGCGGAGGAAGTGGGCGTCGAGGGCCGCGGCCGCTACTACGAAGAGGCCGGGGCGCTGCGGGACATCATGCAGAACCACATGATGCAGCTGCTGGCGGTGGTGGCCATGGAGCCGCCGGTGGATTTTGGCGCCGACGCGATTCGCGACGAGAAGGTGAAGGTGCTGCGGGCGCTGCGGCGCATGAGCGTGGCCGACGTGCGCAAGCACGTGGTGCGGGCGTCCTACAGCGGCGGACGCATGAACGGCTCCGACGTGCCGGCCTATCGCACCGAAGACGGTGTGGCGGCCGACTCGCTGACCGAGACCTATATCGCGGCGCGGTGGTTCATCGATAGCTGGCGCTGGCAGGGCGTGCCGTTCTACATGCGCACGGGCAAGCGGCTGACCAAGCGCGCCACCGAAATCGCGATCCAGTTTCGCAGCGTGCCGCACCGGCTCTTCAGCGACTCGAGTTCGGACGGCGTGCCGCCCAACCGGCTGGTGATGCGCATTCAGCCCAACGAGGGCATTTCGATCACGTTCGAGGCCAAGCAGCCGGGACCGTCCGTGCGCGTGCGTCCGGTGCGGATGGACTTCGGCTACGGGCAGGGGTTCGCCGAGGAATCGCCGGACGCCTACGAGCGGTTGCTGCTGGACGTGATGCTGGGCGACCAGACGCTGTTCATCCGGGGAGACGAGGCCGAGGCGGCCTGGGCGGCGGTGATGCCGGTGCTCTCCGCGTGGCGCTTCGACGAAGGACATCCGCTGCACTCCTACCAGGCCGGAACCTGGGGCCCCGATGCGGCCGACGATCTGCTGGCGTCGGACGGGTTCCGCTGGCGGCGGTTGTAA
- a CDS encoding glucose-6-phosphate isomerase: MSSTPRLAMRATTLNISDAEARAGVERLVPRLSDEDASLWSDEAGQRAEIGNLLGWIRIAERLEPEADAISEWASQVSADIDDVVLLGMGGSSLAPEVMAAMLPAAAGRPRLTVLDSTDPATVRRVSCAIDLARTLFIVASKSGGTLETATLYATFRARYEECGLPDAGSHFIVITDPGTSLAQRALDDGFARAFLNDPRIGGRYSALSYFGLVPAALVGLDIAAVLRGAVEFGHAALRETDISQNSAVWLGLALGALARRGRDKLTLALSPTTAPIGAWIEQLVAESTGKHGLGIVPVDGEALGDSSVYGDDRVFVGISVGDEALDGLDALADAGHPVVRFTMGDVHDLGAEFWRWELATAVAGWVLGINPFDQPNVEESKANTARVLEGVMDGASPLSDQATTETGEALRVSGESGMTAAEAVRAFLGDTAPGGYVSIHAYLDRTPAQEARLRRIQTSIRDRTKLATTLGFGPRFLHSTGQLHKGGPNRGVFMQIIGDHGADVPIPGEGYGFATLIDAQAEGDLRSLRDKERRVLGLVASEPAAALDELAAVVETLS; encoded by the coding sequence ATGTCCTCCACGCCGCGGCTGGCGATGCGCGCCACGACCCTCAACATCTCCGATGCCGAGGCCCGGGCGGGCGTGGAACGGCTGGTGCCACGGCTGTCGGACGAGGACGCGTCGCTCTGGTCGGATGAGGCCGGCCAGCGAGCCGAGATCGGCAACCTGCTGGGCTGGATTCGCATTGCGGAGCGGCTGGAGCCGGAGGCCGACGCCATTTCGGAGTGGGCGTCGCAGGTATCAGCCGACATCGACGACGTGGTGTTGCTGGGCATGGGCGGGAGCAGCCTGGCGCCGGAGGTGATGGCGGCGATGCTGCCGGCGGCCGCCGGGCGGCCGCGCCTGACGGTGCTCGATTCCACCGACCCGGCGACCGTGCGGCGGGTGAGTTGCGCCATCGATCTGGCACGCACGCTCTTCATCGTGGCGAGCAAGTCCGGCGGCACCCTGGAGACGGCCACGCTCTACGCGACGTTTCGGGCGCGGTATGAGGAGTGCGGGCTTCCCGACGCGGGGTCGCACTTCATCGTGATCACGGACCCCGGCACCTCGCTCGCCCAGCGCGCGTTGGACGACGGGTTCGCCCGCGCGTTTCTGAATGACCCTCGGATCGGCGGACGCTATTCGGCGTTGTCGTACTTCGGGCTCGTGCCTGCGGCGCTGGTCGGCCTGGATATCGCAGCGGTGCTGCGCGGAGCCGTCGAGTTTGGGCACGCGGCGCTGCGGGAGACTGATATCTCGCAAAACTCGGCGGTTTGGCTCGGACTGGCGCTGGGGGCGCTGGCGCGGCGCGGGCGGGACAAACTGACGCTGGCGCTCTCGCCGACGACGGCGCCAATCGGAGCGTGGATCGAGCAGTTGGTTGCCGAGAGCACCGGCAAGCATGGGCTCGGCATCGTGCCGGTGGACGGCGAGGCGCTCGGCGACTCGTCGGTCTATGGCGACGACCGGGTGTTCGTGGGCATCTCCGTCGGCGACGAGGCGCTGGACGGCCTGGATGCGCTGGCGGACGCCGGCCATCCGGTGGTCCGGTTCACGATGGGCGACGTGCACGACCTTGGCGCCGAATTCTGGCGCTGGGAGCTGGCGACGGCCGTCGCCGGATGGGTGCTTGGCATCAATCCGTTCGACCAGCCGAACGTCGAGGAGAGCAAGGCCAACACGGCGCGGGTGCTGGAGGGCGTGATGGACGGCGCGTCGCCCCTATCCGACCAGGCCACCACGGAGACCGGAGAGGCCCTGCGCGTTTCCGGTGAGTCGGGCATGACCGCTGCCGAGGCGGTGAGAGCATTCCTGGGCGACACGGCGCCGGGCGGCTATGTATCGATCCACGCCTATCTCGACCGCACGCCGGCGCAGGAGGCCCGGCTGCGACGGATTCAGACGTCGATTCGCGACCGCACCAAGCTGGCCACGACCTTGGGTTTTGGTCCGCGGTTTCTCCACTCCACCGGGCAGCTGCACAAGGGTGGACCGAATAGGGGCGTTTTCATGCAGATCATTGGCGATCACGGCGCGGACGTGCCGATTCCCGGCGAGGGCTATGGATTTGCCACGCTGATCGACGCGCAGGCCGAGGGCGACCTACGGTCGCTGCGCGACAAGGAGCGCCGCGTGCTCGGGCTGGTGGCGAGCGAACCGGCGGCGGCGCTCGACGAGCTTGCCGCGGTCGTGGAGACGCTGTCGTGA
- the tal gene encoding transaldolase yields MMRNPLQELVDQGQSVWLDYLSRDLIRSGQLEELIATDGLRGITSNPTIFHGAISGSDTYDEEIASLFASGQDAEETFETLAIADIRAACDILLRVYESTQGRDGFVSLEVSPHLARDTDGTVAAARRLADRVDYRNLMIKVPATREGLPAIETLLGEGINVNITLIFAQEVYRAVAESYLNALEARAARGESLDAVASVASTFVSRIDTAVDDQLEALAASRPDAATEARDLLGQAAIANSKACYRIFEEIFGGERFQRLAARGARRQRPLWASTSTKNPAYPPTRYVDELIGPDTVNTMPENTMTAFRDTGEVQETVRADMDFWDEVLERLQRLGIDLDAVMDQLEDEGVQKFVDSYDELLADLDAKAASLGA; encoded by the coding sequence ATGATGCGTAACCCGCTGCAGGAGCTCGTCGACCAGGGCCAGAGCGTCTGGCTGGACTACCTGAGCCGCGATCTGATCCGGTCCGGTCAGCTCGAAGAGTTGATTGCGACCGACGGCCTGCGCGGCATCACCTCGAATCCGACGATCTTCCACGGGGCCATCTCGGGCAGCGATACCTACGACGAAGAGATCGCGTCGCTGTTCGCCAGCGGCCAGGACGCCGAGGAGACCTTCGAGACGCTGGCGATCGCCGACATCCGGGCCGCCTGCGACATCCTGCTGCGGGTCTATGAGTCGACGCAGGGCCGGGACGGCTTCGTGAGCCTTGAAGTCTCGCCGCACCTGGCGCGCGATACCGACGGGACGGTGGCGGCGGCGCGGCGGCTGGCGGACCGCGTGGACTACCGCAACTTGATGATCAAGGTGCCAGCCACGCGCGAGGGGCTGCCGGCCATCGAGACGCTGCTGGGCGAGGGCATCAACGTCAACATCACGCTGATCTTTGCGCAAGAGGTCTACCGCGCGGTGGCCGAGTCGTATCTGAACGCGCTCGAAGCGCGCGCCGCGCGCGGCGAGTCGCTCGATGCCGTGGCGTCGGTGGCGAGCACCTTCGTGAGCCGCATCGACACGGCCGTCGACGACCAGTTGGAGGCGCTGGCGGCCAGCCGTCCCGACGCGGCCACCGAAGCCCGCGACCTGCTGGGACAGGCTGCCATTGCGAACTCCAAGGCCTGCTACCGAATCTTCGAGGAAATCTTCGGCGGCGAGCGGTTTCAGCGCCTGGCGGCCCGCGGGGCGCGCCGGCAGCGGCCGCTCTGGGCCAGCACCAGCACCAAGAACCCGGCGTATCCGCCGACGCGCTACGTGGACGAGTTGATCGGCCCCGACACCGTCAACACGATGCCCGAGAACACCATGACGGCGTTTCGCGATACGGGCGAGGTGCAGGAGACCGTTCGCGCCGATATGGACTTCTGGGACGAGGTGCTCGAACGGCTGCAGCGGCTGGGCATCGACCTGGACGCGGTGATGGACCAACTTGAGGACGAGGGCGTCCAGAAGTTCGTGGACTCATACGACGAGCTCTTGGCCGATCTGGACGCGAAGGCAGCCTCGCTGGGCGCCTGA
- the rpiB gene encoding ribose 5-phosphate isomerase B produces the protein MRVAVGVDHRGFEVKDELLALLVDAGHEVLDLGTDSDASVDYPDYAAAVGQAIVDGEADRGVVVCGSGVGACVAANKIVGVRAATCHDTYSAHQGVEHDDLNLLCLGSSIVGMSLIAEIVTAFLGAEFADSEERYVRRLHKVQALERGERLSP, from the coding sequence ATGCGCGTTGCCGTCGGGGTCGATCACCGTGGGTTTGAGGTCAAGGACGAGCTGCTCGCGCTGCTTGTTGACGCGGGCCACGAGGTGCTGGACCTCGGCACGGATTCCGATGCGTCGGTCGACTATCCCGACTACGCGGCGGCCGTGGGACAGGCCATCGTGGACGGCGAGGCCGACCGCGGCGTTGTGGTCTGCGGCAGCGGCGTGGGCGCCTGCGTGGCGGCCAACAAGATCGTCGGCGTGCGCGCGGCGACGTGCCACGACACCTATTCGGCGCACCAGGGCGTCGAGCACGACGACCTGAACCTGCTCTGCCTGGGCTCGTCGATCGTGGGCATGTCGCTGATCGCCGAAATCGTGACGGCGTTTCTTGGCGCTGAGTTCGCCGACTCGGAGGAACGCTACGTGCGCCGGCTGCATAAGGTGCAGGCGCTCGAGCGCGGCGAGCGGCTGTCGCCGTAG
- a CDS encoding gluconokinase translates to MSRIKLADAASPLALSLDIGSSSARAALYDARGRRVRKTAAKVEHRFHSTTDGGVTADAEALSDRVIEAIDETMARADARTGDIAAVGCSVFASSIVGVDAAGAALTPVYTYADVRSAADAAALREEWDAAALYDRTGCPLHASYLAPRFRWLARTQPELLASVDRWVSFGEYLYGRLFGRPCGLGVSAAAWSGLLDRRAMDWDRTTLDALKLEADALGRIDTENAPVRGLAADWAERWPALAEAAWFPAVGDGVVSNVGTAETDTPAVVVNLGTSAAVRAIVPGPVAQVPRGLWEYRMSPDRSLLGGALTDGGNMVRWVAELTDLGPSKGWDALVEDLPPDGHGVTLLPFLSGERSPGWDDQARATIHGLRRNTRAEELLLAGMEAVTYRLTRIYDLLSDELPPSHSVMLSGGGFRRSRVWAQMVTDAFGRPATRSAAIEATSRGAALWALAQLGAIESLAAVDQLGGETLEPSPTNGAVYRAAMERQERLYRRMAGAGALADGT, encoded by the coding sequence ATGAGCAGGATCAAGTTGGCGGACGCCGCCTCCCCGCTTGCGCTCAGCCTGGATATCGGCAGCTCGTCGGCGCGCGCGGCGCTCTATGACGCCCGCGGCCGCCGGGTCCGCAAGACGGCCGCGAAGGTCGAACACCGATTCCATTCGACCACGGATGGCGGCGTCACCGCGGACGCCGAAGCGTTGAGCGACCGCGTGATTGAAGCCATTGACGAAACCATGGCGCGGGCCGACGCGCGAACCGGCGATATCGCGGCGGTGGGATGCAGCGTGTTCGCGTCGAGCATTGTCGGCGTGGATGCGGCGGGCGCGGCGCTGACGCCGGTCTATACCTACGCCGACGTGCGCAGCGCGGCCGACGCCGCCGCGCTGCGTGAAGAGTGGGACGCGGCGGCGCTCTATGACCGCACCGGGTGTCCGCTGCACGCCAGCTACCTGGCGCCACGGTTCCGCTGGCTGGCCCGCACGCAGCCGGAGCTGCTGGCGAGCGTCGATCGCTGGGTCTCGTTCGGTGAATACCTCTACGGACGGCTCTTTGGCCGGCCGTGCGGTCTCGGGGTGTCGGCGGCCGCGTGGAGCGGATTGCTCGATCGGCGTGCAATGGACTGGGATCGGACCACCTTGGACGCCCTAAAGCTCGAGGCCGACGCGCTTGGGCGGATCGACACCGAGAACGCTCCCGTGCGCGGGCTGGCCGCCGATTGGGCGGAACGGTGGCCGGCGCTTGCCGAGGCGGCCTGGTTTCCGGCCGTGGGCGACGGCGTGGTGAGCAACGTCGGAACCGCGGAAACGGACACGCCGGCGGTAGTCGTGAACCTGGGCACCAGCGCGGCGGTGCGGGCCATCGTGCCGGGACCGGTCGCGCAGGTGCCGCGGGGTCTCTGGGAATACCGCATGTCGCCTGACCGATCGCTGTTGGGCGGCGCCCTGACCGACGGCGGCAACATGGTGCGCTGGGTGGCCGAGCTGACCGACTTGGGTCCGTCGAAGGGCTGGGACGCGCTGGTGGAGGACTTGCCGCCTGACGGACACGGCGTGACCCTGCTGCCGTTTCTCAGCGGCGAGCGCAGTCCGGGTTGGGACGACCAGGCGCGGGCGACCATCCACGGCCTGCGACGGAACACGCGGGCGGAGGAGCTGCTGCTGGCGGGCATGGAGGCGGTGACCTATCGCCTCACGCGCATCTACGACCTGTTGTCCGACGAGTTGCCCCCATCGCACTCGGTCATGCTGTCGGGCGGGGGATTCCGACGGTCGAGGGTGTGGGCGCAGATGGTGACCGACGCGTTTGGGCGACCCGCGACGCGGTCGGCGGCGATAGAAGCCACCAGCCGCGGCGCGGCGCTGTGGGCGCTGGCTCAGCTTGGGGCCATCGAGTCGTTGGCGGCGGTCGATCAGCTTGGCGGCGAAACACTCGAGCCCAGTCCGACCAACGGAGCGGTCTACCGCGCGGCGATGGAGCGGCAGGAGCGGCTCTACCGACGCATGGCCGGCGCGGGCGCGTTGGCGGACGGTACCTAG
- a CDS encoding Gfo/Idh/MocA family oxidoreductase, translating into MPMPRRIAVTEVNHWHSSFDAAYLQVLRDLDVDIVGVSDADLALAEDRARRFESRAFADYRAMIDETKPDFVVALGRHIDMPAIARFLIEADIPFMMEKPMGTTAEDVNALADLAEARGAWAAVPFPNRLLPWAVRAKAMIEAGEFGKISHVVMRLIRPTMQRYVEWDSPWMWDRELAGGGALLNLGGHGMDLARMLFGPDVSVATAVISNRVHQAQVEDYALATLRNGDGALIHVEVGYTWPTWPANESDLEFKVAGEKAALRVVPGGLQVIAPGRDDRYPGAASAAGNYPPLISDMLERAGRGDPPAITARDCANAMQLVHDAYRLAGRQ; encoded by the coding sequence ATGCCAATGCCGCGACGCATCGCCGTCACCGAAGTCAACCACTGGCACTCGTCCTTCGACGCCGCCTACCTGCAGGTGCTGCGCGATCTCGACGTCGACATCGTCGGCGTGTCGGACGCGGACCTGGCCCTCGCCGAGGACCGGGCGCGGCGATTCGAGAGTCGTGCGTTCGCCGACTACCGCGCCATGATCGACGAGACCAAGCCGGACTTCGTCGTTGCGCTCGGACGGCATATCGACATGCCGGCCATCGCCCGCTTCCTCATCGAAGCCGACATTCCTTTCATGATGGAAAAGCCGATGGGCACGACGGCCGAGGACGTGAACGCGCTGGCCGACCTTGCCGAGGCGCGCGGCGCCTGGGCGGCGGTGCCGTTCCCCAACCGCCTGCTGCCGTGGGCCGTTCGGGCCAAGGCCATGATCGAGGCCGGCGAGTTCGGAAAAATCTCGCACGTGGTGATGCGCCTCATCCGCCCCACCATGCAGCGCTATGTCGAATGGGACTCGCCCTGGATGTGGGACCGGGAGCTGGCCGGCGGCGGCGCGCTGCTCAACCTCGGCGGCCACGGCATGGACCTCGCTCGGATGCTTTTCGGTCCGGATGTGTCGGTCGCGACCGCGGTCATCAGCAACCGCGTGCACCAGGCGCAGGTCGAGGACTACGCCCTGGCCACGTTGCGGAACGGCGACGGCGCGCTCATCCACGTCGAGGTCGGATACACCTGGCCCACTTGGCCCGCCAACGAGAGCGACCTCGAATTCAAGGTCGCCGGCGAGAAGGCGGCGCTGCGCGTGGTGCCCGGCGGCCTGCAAGTCATCGCGCCGGGACGCGACGACCGGTATCCCGGCGCGGCGTCCGCCGCCGGCAACTACCCGCCCCTGATCTCGGACATGCTGGAGCGCGCCGGGCGCGGCGATCCGCCGGCCATCACCGCCAGGGATTGCGCCAACGCCATGCAGCTGGTCCACGACGCCTACCGCCTCGCCGGACGCCAGTAG
- a CDS encoding sulfurtransferase → MAEYANPDALVSADWVAEHGADPNVRLIEVDVDTTAYESGHIAGAVGWNWQSQLSDQVRRDIATQSQWEELLGASGISNDTHVVLYGDNNNWFAAFAYWIFKLYGHESVSLMNGGRLKWEKDGRALTTDAPSVAAASYQAKAPDAALRAFQHNVLDALGDSESVMIDVRSPAEFNGEIMAPPGLPETAQRMGHIPGAHNVPWLTAVNEEDGTFKSADELQEIYGGKGASAEKDIIAYCRIGERSSHTWFALKELLGLPNVRNYDGSWTEWGSMIGVPIEK, encoded by the coding sequence ATGGCTGAATACGCAAACCCGGACGCGCTCGTCAGCGCGGACTGGGTCGCCGAGCACGGCGCCGACCCGAACGTCCGGCTCATCGAGGTGGACGTCGACACCACCGCCTACGAATCCGGTCACATCGCCGGCGCCGTCGGCTGGAACTGGCAGTCCCAGCTTTCCGACCAGGTGCGGCGCGACATCGCCACCCAGTCCCAATGGGAAGAGTTGCTGGGCGCCTCCGGCATCTCCAACGACACCCACGTGGTCCTCTACGGCGACAACAACAACTGGTTCGCGGCCTTTGCCTACTGGATCTTCAAGCTCTACGGGCACGAGTCCGTGAGCCTGATGAACGGCGGGCGCTTGAAGTGGGAGAAGGACGGGCGCGCGCTGACGACCGATGCACCGTCGGTCGCCGCCGCGTCCTACCAGGCCAAGGCCCCCGACGCCGCCCTGCGAGCGTTTCAGCACAACGTCCTCGACGCGCTTGGCGACAGCGAATCGGTCATGATCGACGTCCGCTCGCCGGCCGAGTTCAACGGCGAGATCATGGCCCCTCCGGGCCTGCCCGAGACCGCGCAGCGCATGGGTCACATCCCCGGCGCGCACAACGTGCCCTGGCTCACGGCGGTCAACGAGGAGGACGGCACGTTTAAGTCCGCCGACGAGCTGCAGGAGATTTACGGCGGCAAGGGCGCCAGCGCCGAGAAGGACATCATCGCCTACTGCCGCATCGGCGAGCGGTCCTCGCACACCTGGTTCGCGCTCAAGGAGCTGCTCGGGTTGCCCAACGTGCGTAACTACGACGGCTCGTGGACCGAGTGGGGCTCGATGATCGGCGTGCCCATCGAGAAGTAG
- a CDS encoding sugar phosphate isomerase/epimerase, translating into MRIGACLWSLPEDPHVAAAWAKDVGFEAIDVDPGFAAGWDAASGLPVASVAIAHLLPEGAALEAADAAARTAALDHVRAGMAEAAELNAEFVYLPPASASAVDPASRARFREAVVALTAESARLGIKFGIEHFPGYALPSVAETLAFVEEVGHPNLYVLLDIGHAQISRESVPDAVAALGDLMTFVHFDDNRGELDDHMALLDGLQQEQDLVDAVRALRRHGYDGQISIEMNPKLPDPRDAMIRSFEILKRVMAQA; encoded by the coding sequence ATGCGGATCGGCGCCTGCTTGTGGTCCCTGCCCGAAGACCCCCATGTGGCCGCGGCCTGGGCCAAGGACGTGGGCTTCGAGGCGATCGACGTGGACCCGGGATTCGCCGCCGGGTGGGACGCGGCCAGCGGCTTGCCGGTGGCCAGCGTGGCGATCGCGCACCTGCTGCCGGAGGGCGCGGCGCTGGAGGCCGCCGATGCCGCGGCGCGGACCGCAGCGTTGGATCACGTGCGCGCGGGGATGGCCGAGGCTGCGGAGCTGAATGCCGAGTTTGTCTACCTGCCGCCGGCGTCGGCCTCGGCGGTTGATCCGGCGTCGCGGGCGCGTTTCCGCGAGGCGGTGGTGGCGCTCACCGCGGAATCCGCGCGCCTGGGCATCAAGTTCGGCATCGAGCACTTTCCCGGCTACGCGCTGCCGAGCGTGGCGGAGACGTTGGCCTTCGTCGAGGAGGTGGGGCATCCCAACCTGTACGTGCTGCTGGATATCGGCCACGCCCAGATCAGCCGCGAGAGCGTGCCGGACGCCGTGGCGGCGCTGGGCGACCTGATGACGTTCGTCCACTTCGACGACAACCGCGGCGAGCTGGACGATCACATGGCGCTGCTGGACGGGCTCCAGCAGGAACAGGACCTGGTGGACGCCGTGCGCGCGCTGCGGCGGCACGGCTACGACGGGCAGATTTCGATCGAGATGAACCCGAAGCTGCCGGACCCCCGCGACGCGATGATCCGGAGCTTCGAGATTCTCAAGCGGGTGATGGCCCAGGCCTAG
- a CDS encoding mismatch-specific DNA-glycosylase, whose protein sequence is MKTLPDYLEPGLDIVFVGINPGEYSAKTGRYYARKSNRFWCAVNQSGLFGEPLDSESDYRVLEYGIGLTDVVKRPTRSASDLTISDYREAAPILKNKIRCFRPLIVCFQGMEGYRYFLEYGEGVKSRPKPGLQPRLLEHSRVFLVPNPSREARGYTLEDLVSLYRRLRVLRDELKAD, encoded by the coding sequence GTGAAAACACTCCCGGATTACCTCGAACCCGGTCTCGATATCGTGTTCGTGGGTATCAATCCAGGTGAGTACTCGGCCAAGACAGGGCGCTACTACGCCAGGAAGAGCAATAGATTCTGGTGCGCTGTCAATCAATCAGGGCTGTTTGGCGAACCGCTGGATTCCGAGAGTGACTACCGAGTGTTGGAGTATGGAATCGGCCTTACGGATGTCGTGAAACGGCCGACTCGCAGCGCGAGCGATCTCACTATCAGTGATTACCGCGAGGCGGCACCCATCCTCAAGAACAAGATTAGGTGCTTCAGGCCACTGATCGTGTGTTTCCAGGGCATGGAGGGATACCGCTACTTCCTCGAATACGGAGAAGGAGTGAAATCTCGTCCGAAGCCGGGACTTCAGCCGCGGCTTCTGGAACATTCAAGGGTGTTTCTTGTGCCCAATCCCAGTCGTGAGGCCAGGGGGTACACATTGGAAGACCTAGTCAGCCTTTACAGGCGGCTCAGAGTGCTTCGAGACGAGCTCAAGGCCGACTGA
- a CDS encoding NAD-dependent epimerase/dehydratase family protein, with protein MRALIFGGAGSIGSRLSAALVARGDEVLSLDVSDEPVVPSDAFAQVDARIGSVQDAAAVDEVVAEFRPDAIFHLAAILSGLAETDSELAWRVNVDGTRNVLEAARRFGIGRVVFTSTVATYGAGLPEPITEDVPQWPSGLYGVTKVLGERLGVYYHQRFGLDFRAVRLAAMVAPTAPAGGAASAFVCDLFVKAVREGKYDLYVYPNTRVPIVWVDDVVGALQLLNDADEDSLSRRVYHIIGAGPSVQEMVDAVQARLPEARLRFDIDPVRADIVDSWPSRMDDSAARADWGWEPRFDLERMTAANLDALGAPA; from the coding sequence ATGCGGGCACTGATCTTCGGTGGCGCGGGGAGCATTGGGTCGCGCCTGTCGGCGGCGCTCGTCGCCCGCGGCGATGAGGTGCTGTCGCTGGACGTCAGCGACGAGCCGGTCGTGCCGTCGGACGCCTTCGCGCAGGTCGACGCGCGCATTGGCAGCGTGCAGGACGCGGCGGCGGTGGACGAGGTCGTGGCGGAGTTTCGGCCCGACGCGATCTTCCATCTCGCGGCGATCCTGTCCGGCTTGGCGGAAACCGACTCCGAGCTGGCATGGCGCGTGAACGTGGACGGGACGCGCAACGTCCTGGAGGCGGCGCGCAGGTTCGGAATCGGCAGGGTGGTGTTTACGAGCACGGTGGCGACCTACGGCGCCGGGTTGCCCGAGCCGATCACAGAAGACGTGCCGCAGTGGCCGTCGGGACTCTACGGCGTGACCAAGGTGCTCGGCGAGCGCCTGGGGGTGTACTACCACCAGCGGTTTGGGTTGGATTTCCGGGCGGTGCGGCTGGCCGCGATGGTGGCCCCAACGGCGCCGGCGGGCGGCGCGGCCAGCGCCTTCGTCTGCGATCTCTTCGTCAAGGCCGTGCGTGAGGGGAAATACGACCTCTATGTCTATCCGAACACCCGCGTCCCGATCGTCTGGGTGGACGACGTGGTGGGCGCGCTGCAGCTCCTCAACGACGCCGATGAGGACAGCCTCTCGCGCCGCGTCTATCACATCATCGGGGCCGGTCCGAGCGTCCAGGAGATGGTAGACGCGGTGCAGGCGCGGCTGCCCGAGGCCCGCCTGCGGTTCGACATCGATCCGGTGCGGGCGGACATCGTGGACAGCTGGCCGTCGCGCATGGACGACTCGGCGGCGCGCGCGGACTGGGGCTGGGAACCGCGCTTCGACCTGGAGCGCATGACCGCCGCCAACCTGGATGCCCTGGGCGCGCCGGCGTAG